A single window of Drosophila suzukii chromosome 3, CBGP_Dsuzu_IsoJpt1.0, whole genome shotgun sequence DNA harbors:
- the Cog2 gene encoding conserved oligomeric Golgi complex subunit 2: MHDSVKKSTHLAAGSTSTAEKLCFDKNEFMKANFSVDEFLHKNRNAPSLEQLRDNLGLYLKGLRAAMIDLINEDYADFVNLSANLVGLDQNIESIQQPLEQFRSDIESIHGLIDENVTELRAQLEEKRQLREFKRGLQSLKKVYETISKLQDLIDRKLSGEQPIKAVDLERAALDLIQLKFHEKHCSKHLNAEQQGKIQQLEDQLHQHLRRFFNDALSQARNSAPEHLERCLRIYITLNACGQAERVFREDVVAPYMTGVIGEQQLQNSPQGLAGIYSKILNFISLHMTDLLRLTLYSDKFPGFNFVVNSYWADVETRLELHMNSIFAPGNSEVFYVKYKCTRDFLGKIEELLTSSGEQAVTFYRQHKQTKSFEARWNLPVYFQICFQEIAGHFEAKLEPVLQDDTLKSNLGDKDYKLMPFNAAREAMSRCWAEGVYLPEVFPKFYKLNVQIVLRLSRWITDAITVSKGSNFAKSYTRHQLLIALHADIRKLDAYLPELQQLIVQSVPAEQRTKIFNDVLAKSMAALADTLGAHLTSIQKTLVELLIGECETDNVRQVNDLPRLYRKTNREVPSRCSGYVEQMLRPLKAFAQQNESQLGTLVVEQILSEVASHITKAYFNVVSDVLTSVQKTEESLRRLRNVKSGGSASLSAGNSAVMSDDDKIRVQLRVDVTSWKQELGKLNFQPTQIDKLVELTNMVEDSIKLKDNNA, encoded by the exons ATGCATGATTCCGTCAAGAAGTCGACGCACCTGGCCGCCGGATCCACCAGCACCGCGGAGAAGCTGTGCTTCGACAAGAATGAGTTTATGAAG GCCAACTTTTCAGTGGACGAGTTTCTGCACAAGAATCGCAATGCACCAAGTCTGGAGCAGCTGCGGGACAACCTGGGTCTTTACCTTAAAGGTCTGCGGGCGGCTATGATCGATCTGATCAACGAAGACTACGCCGACTTCGTGAACCTGAGCGCCAACCTGGTGGGCTTGGATCAGAACATAGAGTCCATACAGCAGCCGCTGGAGCAGTTCCGCAGCGATATTGAGAGCATCCACGGTCTGATCGACGAGAACGTCACCGAGCTGCGGGCCCAGTTGGAGGAGAAGCGCCAGCTGCGGGAGTTTAAGCGGGGCTTGCAGAGCCTGAAGAAGGTGTACGAGACCATCAGCAAACTCCAAGACCTAATCGACCGGAAGCTCAGTGGAGAGCAGCCAATCAAGGCGGTTGACCTGGAACGAGCTGCTCTGGACCTGATTCAGTTGAAGTTCCACGAAAAACACTGCTCCAAGCACTTAAATGCCGAACAGCAGGGCAAAATCCAGCAGCTGGAGGATCAACTTCATCAGCATCTCCGACGCTTCTTCAATGATGCCCTGAGCCAGGCCCGCAACTCCGCACCGGAACATTTAGAGCGCTGCCTGCGCATCTATATAACCCTGAATGCCTGTGGTCAGGCGGAGCGCGTATTCCGCGAGGATGTGGTGGCACCTTACATGACCGGAGTTATCGGTGAACAACAGCTGCAGAACTCGCCACAGGGCCTGGCTGGCATCTACAGCAAGATCCTCAACTTTATATCGCTCCACATGACAGATCTGCTGCGACTTACGCTCTACTCCGACAAGTTTCCCGGCTTCAACTTCGTGGTCAACAGCTACTGGGCCGATGTGGAGACGCGTCTTGAGCTCCACATGAACTCTATATTTGCACCGGGCAACTCGGAGGTGTTCTATGTAAAATACAAGTGCACCCGCGACTTTCTTGGGAAAATAGAGGAGTTGTTGACTAGCTCCGGGGAGCAGGCGGTCACATTCTATCGGCAGCACAAGCAGACAAAGAGCTTTGAGGCCCGGTGGAATCTACCAGTTTACTTCCAAATATGCTTTCAG GAAATTGCTGGTCACTTTGAAGCAAAGTTGGAGCCTGTGCTGCAGGACGACACTTTGAAAAGCAATCTTGGTGATAAGGACTACAAATTAATGCCATTCAATGCCGCCAGGGAGGCCATGTCACGGTGCTGGGCCGAGGGAGTTTACCTGCCGGAAGTGTTTCCCAAGTTCTATAAGCTTAATGTGCAGATAGTTCTGCGTCTCTCGCGCTGGATCACGGATGCCATTACTGTGTCCAAGGGCAGCAACTTCGCAAAGTCCTACACTCGACATCAGTTGCTTATTGCCCTGCACGCAGATATTCGCAAACTGGACGCTTATCTGCCGGAGCTACAGCAATTGATTGTTCAGTCCGTGCCCGCTGAGCAGCgtacaaaaatttttaacgaTGTCCTAGCCAAATCCATGGCCGCTCTGGCCGACACGCTGGGCGCTCATTTGACCAGCATCCaaaagaccttggtggagttgCTGATCGGAGAATGTGAAACGGACAATGTGCGCCAGGTGAACGATTTGCCGCGATTGTATCGCAAGACCAATCGAGAGGTTCCCTCCCGCTGCTCCGGCTACGTGGAGCAAATGCTTCGGCCGCTGAAGGCGTTTGCCCAGCAGAATGAGTCCCAACTTGGCACACTAGTGGTGGAGCAGATCTTGTCGGAGGTTGCTAGTCACATAACCAAAGC GTACTTTAATGTGGTGAGTGATGTGCTCACATCGGTGCAGAAAACTGAAGAGTCCTTGCGCCGTCTTCGAAATGTAAAGAGTGGCGGATCTGCCTCGCTCTCGGCAGGAAATTCAGCTGTCATGTCAGACGATGATAAGATTCGCGTCCAGCTTCGTGTGGATGTCACATCCTGGAAGCAGGAGCTCGGCAAACTGAACTTCCAGCCTACGCAGATCGACAAGCTGGTCGAGTTGACCAATATGGTGGAGGATAGCATCAAGCTAAAGGATAACAATGCTTAG
- the Trax gene encoding translin-associated protein X, translating to MPKNGGTGHRNNAPRKRQTPAVQLDEENPIVQAFRNYSNELTMKHDRHERIVKLSRDITIESKRIIFLLHSIDSRKQNKEKVLEEARQRLTKLIEVNFRAVALELRDQDVYQFRAAYSPGLQEFIEAYTYMEYLCYEDGEGENEAKSVSDWQAIQSVMQYVEESSKPKGEPIEGEEMEVVPLEEKESPKKFQFFVDPTEYILGLSDLTGELMRRCINSLGSGDTDTCLETCKTLQHFYTGYISLNCQRARELWRKITTMRQSVLKAENVCYNVKVRGGEAAKWGATFDQKPAEDVDEGFY from the exons ATGCCCAAGAACGGAGGTACCGGCCACCGCAACAACGCGCCCAGAAAGCGCCAAACGCCAGCGGTGCAACTGGATGAGGAGAATCCCATTGTCCAGGCCTTTCGGAACTATTCCAACGAACTGACCATGAAACACGATCGCCACGAGCGGATCGTCAAGCTGAGTCGCGACATTACCATCGAGTCCAAGCGGATCATCTTTCTGCTGCACTCCATCGACTCGCGCAAGCAGAACAAGGAGAAGGTCCTGGAGGAGGCCCGCCAGCGCCTGACCAAGCTAATCGAGGTGAACTTTAGGGCTGTGGCTCTGGAGCTGCGCGACCAGGATGTCTACCAATTTCGCGCCGCCTACTCGCCGGGATTGCAGGAGTTCATTGAAGCGTACACCTACATGGAGTACCTCTGCTATGAGGATGGAGAGGGTGAGAACGAAGCCAAGAGCGTCTCCGACTGGCAGGCCATCCAGTCGGTGATGCAGTACGTCGAGGAGAGCAGCAAGCCCAAGGGAGAGCCAATCGAAGGCGAAGAAATGGAGGTGGTTCCTCtggaagaaaaggaaagccCCAAGAAATTCCAGTTCTTTGTGGACCCCACTGAATACATACTGGGTCTCTCCGATCTCACTGGGGAACTCATGCGCCGCTGCATAAATTCGCTGGGCAGTGGCGATACCGACACCTGTTTGGAGACCTGCAAGACCTTGCAGCACTTCTACACTGG ATACATCAGTCTGAACTGCCAAAGGGCCCGGGAACTATGGCGCAAGATCACCACCATGAGGCAGAGTGTGTTGAAGGCCGAGAATGTCTGCTATAATGTAAAAGTTCGCGGTGGAGAGGCTGCCAAATGGGGAGCCACGTTTGACCAAAAGCCAGCTGAAGATGTCGACGAAGGCTTCTACTAG
- the LOC108006406 gene encoding aprataxin and PNK-like factor, translating into MSVSDEIENVVIKVEESNGSVEDGGNKRKSPTEATNSGDENPEAESSTSKRVKSEEPGVSIKAEPNPDTPVQVKAEPVEEADEPAVEPTSSGSTIPVRTEPTANGNPPAAAVVKTEPTSSNGQAAVDSSVSSSSTRISCRFGIRCYRRNPAHRSAEAHPGDQDYRRPNFPEPPLGTPACPFGNACYRRNPVHFQQHSHPADFNSAQNISNRLRQRRAQIQNNQDSGTEEEEEDPFGGDNDEDADYRPGADIDEDEDDELEFESQRINSDDYD; encoded by the exons atgagTGTCTCAGACGAAATAGAAAATGTGGTCATTAAGGTGGAGGAAAGCAATGGATCCGTAGAAGATGGCGGGAATAAAAGAAAATCCCCCACAGAAGCCACAAACAGTGGTGATGAAAATCCTGAGGCAGAAAGCAGCACAAGCAAGCGCGTAAAATCCGAGGAGCCTGGGGTTTCCATTAAAGCGGAACCCAATCCCGATACTCCTGTTCAGGTTAAAGCAGAGCCCGTTGAGGAAGCAGATGAACCCGCTGTTGAACCCACTAGCAGTGGTTCTACAATCCCGGTGAGAACAGAACCAACCGCCAATGGAAACCCACCTGCAGCGGCGGTGGTAAAGACCGAACCCACTAGTTCCAATGGACAGGCCGCCGTTGACTCTTCAGTCTCCTCGAGCAGCACCCGGATTTCTTGCCGCTTCGGAATCCGATGCTACAG ACGAAACCCAGCTCATCGAAGTGCAGAAGCTCATCCAGGAGACCAGGACTATCGTCGTCCAAACTTCCCAGAGCCGCCGCTCGGAACTCCCGCTTGTCCCTTTGGCAACGCCTGCTATCGCCGTAATCCAGTCCACTTTCAGCAGCATTCTCATCCGGCGGATT TCAATTCCGCGCAGAACATTAGCAATCGTCTGCGCCAACGACGAGCCCAGATTCAGAATAATCAGGACTCTGGAacggaagaggaagaggaggaCCCGTTCGGAGGCGACAATGACGAAGATGCTGACTATCGTCCTGGCGCAGATATTGACGAAGATGAGGATGATGAGCTGGAGTTTGAAAGCCAACGCATAAACAGTGATGATTATGATTAA
- the LOC108006405 gene encoding colorectal mutant cancer protein isoform X1: MSNDVQVARVAKIAATDVPRRSGKQRDSSGFQGKHSGSAAGEDFEYVFGSISPRGGGPGARHLVGSCDLDSPEHTQRDTTESDNNISSCSTLDIVNKVEQLSVQQLENRVRELTQRLQQAERQLTESNTEREICHKRLEVVSQAHECRITEMHCVIAELSKKLRSKQDHIIMEEQEPEGSELSFQEGSVYNSELNLTNPDAECQTEPLEDFEGACSTTSVGNIGRMPQELSHKGQMEALQEEVLHLRAQIALLQSEISTKDAAVVEEQTKVAFFGCETEVNESGQRLNDLNACVSLTSPQKRVPAVPKMAERVKLRCASKHESGEDPSHEQHTSLSNEHINLVEHLVCELKEQNLFMESFMEPLQLSKELERFQRRVEHLEMRNTMLALTLDECKEHTEHLYLLCGKYESNAVALQLALNCSDRAIEAYDVMLALLESKLALLGEKSAAAEESRRSVEAVARHLLARLDSEKKVCENSLGPWQHNINLGPEDAPKIGRSWCADDDNRLRYHVSKLKGRRSTVQHTIVSLESPFSDIYERKRLALEKEHELRSDDKKSPIDLETAVIMQELLELRDANLQLKSKMDEAEQERQNANERVGILHEALKQLQASNRVSYSEAEHAALTEQQLVEALTRETELKSRIQTLLANVTASQKASDEKYEQLHQNVRELQKSNHNLGQMLEQSKRKYQQRIRKLEQKIVDLRLDYEQGHSHVPETTL, from the exons ATGTCCAACGATGTGCAGGTGGCCCGGGTGGCCAAGATAGCCGCTACGGATGTGCCGCGTCGGAGTGGCAAGCAGCGGGACTCCAGTGGGTTCCAGGGCAAGCACTCCGGCAGCGCCGCTGGCGAGGATTTCGAGTATGTCTTCGGGAGCATCTCGCCGCGAGGAGGAGGACCTGGTGCCAGGCACTTGGTGGGGTCCTGCGACCTGGACTCCCCGGAGCACACGCAGCGGGACACCACCGAGAGCGACAACAATATCTCCAGCTGCTCCACGCTAGACATTGTCAACAAA GTTGAGCAACTGTCGGTGCAGCAGCTGGAAAACCGGGTGCGCGAACTTACCCAGCGCCTTCAGCAGGCTGAAAGACAGCTCACGGAGAGCAACACAGAGCGGGAGATATGTCACAAGCGGCTGGAGGTGGTCAGTCAGGCACACGAATGCCGCATCACCGAGATGCACTGCGTCATTGCGGAGTTGAGCAAAAAACTGCGTAGCAAGCAGGATCACATTATCATGGAGGAACAAGAGCCCGAGGGTAGTG AACTGAGCTTTCAAGAGGGTTCTGTGTACAACTCTGAGCTAAACCTCACCAATCCCGACGCCGAGTGCCAGACGGAACCACTGGAGGATTTCGAGGGCGCCTGCAGCACCACCAGCGTGGGCAACATTGGCCGCATGCCGCAGGAACTCAGCCATAAGGGACAAATGGAGGCACTGCAGGAGGAGGTACTGCACTTGAGGGCGCAAATCGCCCTGCTTCAGTCCGAGATTTCCACCAAGGATGCAGCCGTGGTCGAGGAGCAGACCAAGGTGGCCTTTTTTGGCTGCGAAACGGAGGTCAATGAGAGCGGACAGCGCCTCAATGATTTGAATG CTTGTGTTTCCTTGACCAGCCCGCAGAAACGTGTTCCCGCCGTGCCGAAAATGGCAGAACGGGTCAAGTTGCGTTGCGCCAGCAAACATGAATCCGGTGAAGATCCATCCCACGAACAGCATACATCCTTAAGCAACGAA CACATTAACCTGGTGGAACATTTGGTGTGTGAGCTGAAGGAACAAAACCTGTTCATGGAAAGCTTTATGGAGCCCCTGCAGCTGAGCAAGGAACTGGAGCGATTTCAGCGGCGAGTTGAACACTTGGAAATGCGAAACACCATGTTGGCACTGACCCTGGACGAATGCAAAGAGCACACGGAGCACTTGTATCTGCTATGCGGCAAATACGAGTCCAATGCGGTTGCCCTTCAGCTGGCGCTAAACTGCAGCGATCGCGCAATCGAAGCATACGACGTAATGCTGGCTCTGCTAGAGAGCAA GTTGGCTCTGCTTGGGGAGAAATCAGCGGCCGCGGAGGAGAGTCGCCGATCCGTGGAGGCGGTGGCCAGGCACCTGCTTGCCCGCCTGGACAGCGAGAAGAAGGTCTGTGAAAATAGTCTGGGACCGTGGCAGCACAACATCAACCTGGGTCCCGAGGATGCCCCAAAGATTGGACGCTCCTGGTGTGCCGACGACGACAATCGTCTGCGCTACCACGTCTCCAAGCTAAAGGGACGCCGATCGACTGTCCAGCACACCATCGTCAGTCTAGAGTCGCCCTTCAGCGACATATACGAGAGGAAACGACTGGCCTTGGAGAAGGAGCACGAGCTTCGAAGCGACGACAAGAAGTCACCCATCGACCTGGAGACGGCAGTGATCATGCAGGAACTGCTTGAGCTGCGCGACGCGAATCTTCAGCTGAAGTCGAAGATGGATGAGGCTGAGCAGGAGCGGCAGAACGCCAACGAGCGAGTAGGCATACTCCATGAAGCCTTGAAGCAGCTGCAGGCCAGCAATCGGGTCTCCTACTCGGAAGCGGAGCACGCGGCCCTCACGGAGCAGCAGTTGGTCGAGGCCTTGACTCGGGAAACAGAGCTTAAGAGTCGCATCCAGACGCTGTTGGCCAACGTCACCGCCTCGCAGAAGGCCTCCGACGAGAAGTACGAGCAACTGCATCAAAATGTGCGCGAGTTGCAGAAATCCAACCA CAACCTGGGACAAATGTTGGAGCAAAGCAAGCGCAAGTACCAGCAGCGCATAAGGAAGCTGGAGCAGAAGATCGTTGACCTGCGACTGGACTACGAACAGGGCCACAGTCATGTTCCTGAGACGACTCTGTAG
- the LOC108006405 gene encoding colorectal mutant cancer protein isoform X2, with the protein MISEQLLPRSLSCLCCSDTPSVPSDKRRSWEYTLMAHPLARRPINVEQLSVQQLENRVRELTQRLQQAERQLTESNTEREICHKRLEVVSQAHECRITEMHCVIAELSKKLRSKQDHIIMEEQEPEGSELSFQEGSVYNSELNLTNPDAECQTEPLEDFEGACSTTSVGNIGRMPQELSHKGQMEALQEEVLHLRAQIALLQSEISTKDAAVVEEQTKVAFFGCETEVNESGQRLNDLNACVSLTSPQKRVPAVPKMAERVKLRCASKHESGEDPSHEQHTSLSNEHINLVEHLVCELKEQNLFMESFMEPLQLSKELERFQRRVEHLEMRNTMLALTLDECKEHTEHLYLLCGKYESNAVALQLALNCSDRAIEAYDVMLALLESKLALLGEKSAAAEESRRSVEAVARHLLARLDSEKKVCENSLGPWQHNINLGPEDAPKIGRSWCADDDNRLRYHVSKLKGRRSTVQHTIVSLESPFSDIYERKRLALEKEHELRSDDKKSPIDLETAVIMQELLELRDANLQLKSKMDEAEQERQNANERVGILHEALKQLQASNRVSYSEAEHAALTEQQLVEALTRETELKSRIQTLLANVTASQKASDEKYEQLHQNVRELQKSNHNLGQMLEQSKRKYQQRIRKLEQKIVDLRLDYEQGHSHVPETTL; encoded by the exons ATGATATCGGAGCAACTGCTTCCGCGCAGCCTGAGCTGCCTGTGCTGCAGCGACACGCCGTCGGTGCCCAGCGACAAGAGGCGCAGCTGGGAGTACACACTGATGGCCCATCCACTGGCCAGGCGACCCATAAAC GTTGAGCAACTGTCGGTGCAGCAGCTGGAAAACCGGGTGCGCGAACTTACCCAGCGCCTTCAGCAGGCTGAAAGACAGCTCACGGAGAGCAACACAGAGCGGGAGATATGTCACAAGCGGCTGGAGGTGGTCAGTCAGGCACACGAATGCCGCATCACCGAGATGCACTGCGTCATTGCGGAGTTGAGCAAAAAACTGCGTAGCAAGCAGGATCACATTATCATGGAGGAACAAGAGCCCGAGGGTAGTG AACTGAGCTTTCAAGAGGGTTCTGTGTACAACTCTGAGCTAAACCTCACCAATCCCGACGCCGAGTGCCAGACGGAACCACTGGAGGATTTCGAGGGCGCCTGCAGCACCACCAGCGTGGGCAACATTGGCCGCATGCCGCAGGAACTCAGCCATAAGGGACAAATGGAGGCACTGCAGGAGGAGGTACTGCACTTGAGGGCGCAAATCGCCCTGCTTCAGTCCGAGATTTCCACCAAGGATGCAGCCGTGGTCGAGGAGCAGACCAAGGTGGCCTTTTTTGGCTGCGAAACGGAGGTCAATGAGAGCGGACAGCGCCTCAATGATTTGAATG CTTGTGTTTCCTTGACCAGCCCGCAGAAACGTGTTCCCGCCGTGCCGAAAATGGCAGAACGGGTCAAGTTGCGTTGCGCCAGCAAACATGAATCCGGTGAAGATCCATCCCACGAACAGCATACATCCTTAAGCAACGAA CACATTAACCTGGTGGAACATTTGGTGTGTGAGCTGAAGGAACAAAACCTGTTCATGGAAAGCTTTATGGAGCCCCTGCAGCTGAGCAAGGAACTGGAGCGATTTCAGCGGCGAGTTGAACACTTGGAAATGCGAAACACCATGTTGGCACTGACCCTGGACGAATGCAAAGAGCACACGGAGCACTTGTATCTGCTATGCGGCAAATACGAGTCCAATGCGGTTGCCCTTCAGCTGGCGCTAAACTGCAGCGATCGCGCAATCGAAGCATACGACGTAATGCTGGCTCTGCTAGAGAGCAA GTTGGCTCTGCTTGGGGAGAAATCAGCGGCCGCGGAGGAGAGTCGCCGATCCGTGGAGGCGGTGGCCAGGCACCTGCTTGCCCGCCTGGACAGCGAGAAGAAGGTCTGTGAAAATAGTCTGGGACCGTGGCAGCACAACATCAACCTGGGTCCCGAGGATGCCCCAAAGATTGGACGCTCCTGGTGTGCCGACGACGACAATCGTCTGCGCTACCACGTCTCCAAGCTAAAGGGACGCCGATCGACTGTCCAGCACACCATCGTCAGTCTAGAGTCGCCCTTCAGCGACATATACGAGAGGAAACGACTGGCCTTGGAGAAGGAGCACGAGCTTCGAAGCGACGACAAGAAGTCACCCATCGACCTGGAGACGGCAGTGATCATGCAGGAACTGCTTGAGCTGCGCGACGCGAATCTTCAGCTGAAGTCGAAGATGGATGAGGCTGAGCAGGAGCGGCAGAACGCCAACGAGCGAGTAGGCATACTCCATGAAGCCTTGAAGCAGCTGCAGGCCAGCAATCGGGTCTCCTACTCGGAAGCGGAGCACGCGGCCCTCACGGAGCAGCAGTTGGTCGAGGCCTTGACTCGGGAAACAGAGCTTAAGAGTCGCATCCAGACGCTGTTGGCCAACGTCACCGCCTCGCAGAAGGCCTCCGACGAGAAGTACGAGCAACTGCATCAAAATGTGCGCGAGTTGCAGAAATCCAACCA CAACCTGGGACAAATGTTGGAGCAAAGCAAGCGCAAGTACCAGCAGCGCATAAGGAAGCTGGAGCAGAAGATCGTTGACCTGCGACTGGACTACGAACAGGGCCACAGTCATGTTCCTGAGACGACTCTGTAG
- the LOC108006393 gene encoding coiled-coil domain-containing protein 149: MDLDDVASHHGFGQHMAMATYNVETSAVHRKLQSKVEALRILRQELEQFRVERDQYKLVAETLQLRYSALKSNSELLAVGGCGALSENSSLAALLHETREQNLKLSTEVEALRQRLNELQGDMELLRETEASNKSRVQAMASENAARNKEELQWRRERANFICHLEGLKKRNAQLAFDLKAVIDEKEELITERDAYKCKAHRLNHELFVALRAKKTHPRLLDIDGVLLENKYLHERVKIQDSELELTKQSITKYKTMLDAKRKKGIVKLGGGSTNEDTILSPRQVKTILESGIDLPQKTESLSDLKSLCLALLDNLNDKNLALTHQKKTNKILAGKMTELEQRWQQLLSGTEDNSEGQEEDEEYGYAPSQLLLNGYCAAMVDDVDISSTPSIAPDNEGVAITPDPGDSRKPKSAEALHSDDGMSSLSTESVDSSVYEVDVQPDDFQKSSSATTDSGNCGLSSRCTGTPRISSAVARERMEDLKDLPPHLATLVQKALHELDMRDYEAMVTIRAENLSAIP; encoded by the exons ATGGACTTGGACGATGTGGCAAGTCACCATGGATTCGGCCAACATATGGCCATGGCCACGTACAATGTGGAG ACCTCGGCGGTGCACAGGAAACTGCAGAGCAAAGTGGAGGCCCTGAGGATCCTGCGCCAAGAGCTGGAGCAGTTTCGCGTGGAACGTGACCAGTACAAGCTGGTGGCAGAGACCCTGCAGCTGCGCTACTCGGCGCTGAAAAGCAACAGTGAACTGTTGGCCGTCGGCGGATGTGGAGCCCTCAGCGAGAACTCCAGTTTGGCCGCCCTGCTCCATGAGACGCGGGAGCAAAATCTTAAGCTCAGCACTGAGGTGGAGGCCCTGAGGCAGCGGCTCAACGAGCTCCAGGGCGACATGGAACTACTCCGCGAAACGGAGGCCAGCAACAAGTCGCGGGTCCAGGCGATGGCCAGTGAGAATGCCGCCCGCAACAAGGAGGAGCTGCAGTGGCGCCGAGAACGGGCCAACTTCATTTGTCACCTGGAGGGGCTCAAGAAGCGGAATGCCCAGCTGGCCTTTGATCTCAAGGCGGTCATCGATGAGAAGGAGGAGCTGATCACCGAGCGGGATGCCTACAAGTGTAAGGCCCATCGCCTGAACCACGAGCTCTTTGTGGCCCTCAGGGCTAAGAAAACGCATCCTAGA CTTTTGGACATCGATGGTGTTTTGCTGGAGAACAAGTACCTGCATGAACGTGTGAAGATCCAAGACAGCGAACTGGAACTGACCAAACAGAGCATTACTAAGTACAAG ACCATGTTGGATGCAAAAAGGAAGAAGGGTATTGTAAAACTTGGAGGTGGTAGCACAAATGAAGATACCATACTAAGCCCCCGACAAG TTAAAACAATCCTGGAGAGTGGCATCGATCTGCCTCAAAAAACAGAGAGCTTAAGCGACCTAAAATCCTTGTGTCTGGCTCTGCTGGACAACTTAAACGATAAGAATTTAGCCCTGACTCACCAGAAGAAGACCAACAA AATACTGGCTGGCAAGATGACGGAGCTGGAACAGCGGTGGCAGCAGCTTCTCTCCGGAACCGAAGATAACTCAGAGGGTcaggaggaggacgaggagTACGGCTATGCTCCCTCCCAGCTGCTCCTCAATGGTTATTGCGCCGCCATGGTTGATGATGTCGACATCAGCAGTACTCCGTCCATTGCTCCAGACAACGAAGGCGTCGCCATTACACCAGATCCTGGAGATTCTAGAAAGCCCAAGTCGGCTGAGGCCCTGCACTCCGACGATGGAATGTCCTCGCTTTCGACCGAGTCAGTGGATTCCTCTGTGTACGAGGTCGATGTGCAGCCCGATGACTTCCAAAAGTCTTCGTCCGCCACCACGGATTCAGGCAATTGCGGTCTGAGCAGTCGATGTACCGGCACACCACGAATATCCAGTGCTGTGGCCCGGGAACGGATGGAGGATCTGAAGGACCTGCCGCCTCACCTGGCCACTCTGGTGCAGAAGGCTCTCCACGAACTGGACATGCGGGATTACGAGGCTATGGTCACGATAAGGGCCGAAAATCTGTCTGCTATTCCTTAG
- the LOC108011593 gene encoding copper homeostasis protein cutC homolog — translation MFVLGLAIGGLWCWHGCEQLIVIGLRPPPAELHLKFVYYCLPGLLSLTSEMASHDIKLEVCVDSIRSAFAAEAGGAARIELCSALGEGGLTPSVGTLKTLKETLTLPIYCMLRPRRGTDFVYSDEEMCAVLTDMELLRENGADGFVFGSLNPDRSINVDQCRHVMLESGGLPVTFHRAFDLTDQKSMDENVELLRELGFKRLLSSGFRPSAANGLDCLAQLIAKHHRDFIVMPGAGIKVSNLEEILTVSRCQEFHASAQDTAGEDYVAPTTTRMECDVTMGKQDVDPYFGTNANVVRKMVTIANAMSCR, via the coding sequence ATGTTCGTTCTGGGGCTGGCTATCGGTGGGCTTTGGTGCTGGCACGGCTGTGAACAGCTGATTGTTATCGGTCTGCGTCCACCACCAGCAGAATTACACTtgaaatttgtttattattgtTTACCTGGACTTTTATCACTGACAAGCGAAATGGCCAGCCACGACATCAAGCTGGAGGTCTGCGTGGACTCCATACGATCTGCTTTTGCCGCCGAAGCTGGCGGGGCTGCGCGGATTGAGCTCTGCTCGGCCCTGGGCGAAGGTGGCTTGACCCCCAGTGTGGGCACTCTGAAAACCCTGAAGGAAACCCTCACCCTGCCCATTTACTGCATGCTGAGACCCCGgcgaggcacggactttgtcTACAGCGACGAGGAGATGTGCGCCGTGCTAACAGACATGGAGCTGCTGCGGGAGAACGGTGCCGATGGCTTCGTTTTTGGATCCCTGAATCCGGATCGCAGTATCAATGTGGACCAGTGCCGGCATGTGATGCTGGAGTCGGGAGGCCTGCCGGTGACCTTTCACCGCGCCTTCGACCTCACCGACCAGAAGAGCATGGATGAGAACGTTGAGCTGCTAAGGGAACTGGGCTTCAAGCGGCTGCTGAGCAGCGGATTCCGTCCCTCGGCCGCCAATGGTCTGGATTGCCTGGCGCAGCTGATAGCCAAGCACCACAGGGACTTCATTGTGATGCCCGGCGCTGGCATCAAGGTGTCCAACCTGGAGGAGATCCTTACGGTCAGTCGCTGCCAGGAGTTTCACGCCTCCGCCCAGGACACGGCCGGCGAGGATTATGTGGCTCCAACCACCACGCGCATGGAGTGCGACGTGACCATGGGCAAACAGGACGTGGACCCGTACTTTGGAACCAATGCCAATGTGGTGCGCAAGATGGTCACCATCGCGAATGCCATGAGCTGCCGCTGA